CTACGCGGTGATGGACTGCTTCTGCGAGAAGACGTGGAGCCACACCCCGCAGTACAAGATCGGTTACTGCCAGCAGTGCCCGGAGCCCGTGGCCTGgccggccgcggagctcggccccccgccgccgctctacTTCAACGCCGGCATGTTCGTGCACGAGCCCAGCCTGGGCACGGCCAGGGACCTCCTGGACGCGCTGGTggcgacgccgccgacgcccttcGCGGAGCAGGACTTCCTCAACGTGTTCTTCCGGGACGTGTACACGCCCATCCCGCCGGCGTACAACCTGGTGCTGGCCATGCTGTGGAGGCACCCGGACAAGATGCCGGAGCTCGGCAAGGTCAAGGTGGTGCACTACTGCGCCGCGGGGTCCAAGCCTTGGAGGTACACGGGGCAGGAGCCCAACATGGAGCGCGACGACATCAAGATGCTGGTCACCAAGTGGTGGGACGTCTTCAACGACGACACCCTCGACTACAAGGGCGACGAGCCGCTGCTGCAGGCTCtggcggaggccggcgccgccaaCTACTTCCCGGCGCCCTCGGCAGCCTAGCTGCTACTAGCATATGGATCTGATCGGCCGCCGGCCAAATTAATTATTATCATTAGGGGGTCTGATCTACATGCATACAGGTTTTTGGTATTGTACATCATGCATGAGTACTACATACCTAGCTACCAAGTTTAAAAGTATTCATCAGGTTATCTATCGATCTTTTCTTTAATTTTGAGTGTGGTGAAAAACTaaacaaggaaaaaaaaagaaggaaacaaGAGTTGAGTTTGTACGTACTGCGTGCATTTTGAAACCAATTAATAATAGTATAAATCTTTTTTTCATATATTTATACTTTTGGCTCATGCATGCTTGAGCATTATTGGTCAGTTCTCTTTATTTAATTTCTTGCTGCTTTTATTTGTT
This portion of the Panicum virgatum strain AP13 chromosome 2N, P.virgatum_v5, whole genome shotgun sequence genome encodes:
- the LOC120662221 gene encoding galactinol synthase 2-like, coding for MSSAYSSKQQAAAKRAYVTFLAGDGDYWKGVVGLAKGLRRVRSAYPLVVAVLPDVPEEHRRKLRDQGCVVREIQPVYPPDSQTQFAMAYYVINYSKLRIWEFVEYERMVYLDADIQVFDNIDELFELDKGRFYAVMDCFCEKTWSHTPQYKIGYCQQCPEPVAWPAAELGPPPPLYFNAGMFVHEPSLGTARDLLDALVATPPTPFAEQDFLNVFFRDVYTPIPPAYNLVLAMLWRHPDKMPELGKVKVVHYCAAGSKPWRYTGQEPNMERDDIKMLVTKWWDVFNDDTLDYKGDEPLLQALAEAGAANYFPAPSAA